In one Nostoc sp. KVJ3 genomic region, the following are encoded:
- a CDS encoding type I restriction endonuclease subunit R has protein sequence MSDFSKETDARINIDDLLRQAGWNPADKSQVMTEVSAQMADGRRGRADYLLLDQRGRPLAVIEAKKRAIEPYVAKNQALPYAQQLQAPFIFLSNGELIYFWDYQNDDARIVNSFFSRRDLERLLEMRSTRQPLATIEIPEYYTRQGEIRLVRPYQKETMQAIDHAVELGKRRFLLELPTGTGKTDLICLQLKRLIQSGYAEKILFLVDREQLAKQALEAVQDVLNQYGSYWFKPSVIRQEQQITVCLLQTMISRYREFTSGYFDVVVADECHRSIYGIWQTALTHFDAFHIGLSATPAAYIERNTFDFYNCRNEQPDFTYSIQTAFEQKYLVPYRFATGITEIIAEGAEVDEVYYDPAAFERKWTNEASNRLMMQEFDRLAWENYQELAPGQKIGPGKSIVFALTKNHAARLTRYLNELHPECKGHYAEVITSDVTNADDLIRQFKYEDYPQVAVSVDMLNTGFDCREVLHLVMCRTVRSPILYQQIRGRGTRTAPHIDKRKFVIYDFFRNHEYFNDSDTDIYAETGRGHVSIRSNQQQSRPRSELIELGLRDRWQQYVSYVEVGTEGERVDKRDYVTNWEQTIQSAVNNDPTLQKIRDGELLTESEETELVRRLNTPRYYFNEENLRRAYRNYNGSLIDFIRAALGILKLKSQEELLEENFRAWLVSHSFAPAQAQYLSLLKNRGIAKGLLTIDDLFLPPLSVLNAAGLGIELFGEQGLRDIFDELNRSVFAVDATGTEG, from the coding sequence GATAAATCTCAGGTAATGACTGAGGTTTCGGCTCAAATGGCAGATGGAAGGAGAGGTAGAGCCGATTATCTACTGCTTGACCAAAGAGGTCGTCCCTTGGCTGTGATTGAAGCTAAGAAGCGTGCTATTGAGCCTTATGTTGCTAAGAACCAAGCACTTCCCTACGCCCAGCAACTTCAAGCACCATTTATTTTTCTCAGTAACGGCGAACTGATTTATTTCTGGGACTATCAAAACGATGATGCCCGGATTGTCAATTCATTTTTCTCACGGCGAGATTTAGAGCGATTGCTTGAAATGCGCTCAACCCGTCAACCCTTAGCTACTATTGAAATTCCTGAGTATTACACTCGACAGGGAGAAATTCGCTTAGTTCGTCCCTATCAAAAGGAAACTATGCAAGCTATTGACCATGCGGTTGAATTGGGCAAACGGCGATTTTTACTCGAACTACCAACTGGAACAGGTAAAACTGATTTAATTTGTCTGCAATTAAAACGCCTAATTCAATCGGGATATGCCGAAAAAATACTGTTTTTAGTGGATAGGGAACAATTAGCAAAACAGGCATTAGAAGCAGTTCAAGATGTTTTAAATCAGTATGGTAGCTACTGGTTCAAACCGAGTGTGATCCGGCAAGAGCAGCAAATTACAGTTTGCTTACTCCAAACAATGATTAGCCGTTATCGGGAGTTTACTAGCGGATATTTTGATGTTGTTGTGGCTGATGAATGTCACCGTTCGATTTATGGTATTTGGCAGACGGCACTTACTCACTTTGATGCGTTCCATATTGGTTTAAGTGCTACGCCAGCAGCTTACATTGAACGTAATACTTTTGATTTCTACAACTGTCGGAATGAGCAGCCAGATTTTACTTACTCTATTCAAACAGCATTTGAGCAAAAGTATCTTGTTCCCTATCGGTTCGCTACTGGCATAACTGAAATTATTGCTGAAGGTGCTGAAGTTGATGAGGTTTATTATGACCCAGCAGCCTTTGAACGCAAGTGGACTAATGAGGCGAGTAACCGCCTCATGATGCAGGAATTTGATAGGCTGGCTTGGGAAAATTATCAAGAATTAGCACCAGGACAAAAGATTGGGCCTGGTAAGTCGATAGTATTTGCTTTGACAAAAAATCATGCGGCACGGTTGACCAGATATCTTAACGAATTACATCCAGAATGTAAGGGGCATTACGCTGAAGTAATTACAAGTGATGTCACTAATGCTGATGATTTAATTCGCCAGTTCAAATATGAGGATTATCCACAAGTTGCAGTTAGTGTTGATATGCTCAATACTGGCTTTGATTGCCGGGAAGTTTTGCATTTAGTTATGTGTCGCACAGTGCGGAGTCCAATTCTTTATCAGCAAATTCGTGGACGGGGGACAAGAACTGCGCCACATATTGATAAACGCAAGTTTGTTATTTATGATTTTTTCAGAAATCACGAATATTTTAATGATAGCGATACTGATATTTATGCTGAAACTGGTCGAGGTCATGTATCAATTAGAAGCAACCAGCAACAATCCCGTCCTCGTTCAGAATTAATTGAATTAGGGCTGAGGGATAGATGGCAGCAATATGTCAGTTATGTAGAGGTAGGTACAGAAGGGGAGCGGGTTGATAAGCGTGATTATGTCACTAACTGGGAGCAAACTATTCAATCTGCTGTTAATAATGATCCAACACTCCAGAAAATCCGGGATGGAGAGTTGTTGACGGAAAGCGAAGAAACGGAACTGGTGCGACGTTTGAATACACCGCGATACTACTTTAATGAAGAAAACTTGCGGCGAGCTTACCGCAATTATAATGGCAGCTTGATTGATTTTATTCGGGCAGCATTGGGAATATTAAAGCTTAAAAGCCAGGAAGAATTACTAGAAGAAAACTTTAGAGCTTGGTTGGTTTCTCACTCTTTCGCACCAGCCCAAGCTCAGTATCTTTCTTTGTTGAAAAATCGGGGTATTGCCAAAGGTCTGCTAACCATAGATGATTTATTCTTGCCACCCCTCTCAGTTCTCAATGCTGCTGGTTTAGGTATAGAACTGTTTGGTGAGCAGGGATTGCGGGATATTTTTGATGAATTAAACCGCTCTGTGTTCGCGGTGGATGCTACAGGTACAGAGGGTTAA
- a CDS encoding type I restriction-modification system subunit M: protein MDSEIRRKLKHITDTLWAGGVTNPVTYIEQISYLIYLKLLDEEEANRELRDRLMGNNGNAKLLFPQQAERYRWSKWRFKSGTELRDFLRDEVFPYMANSLLKDEPKVAEYFRDAVLEINDPNVLKLVVDELDTLDFLKMGQDVKGDIFEYLLTHLGQSALNGQFRTPRQIRAFMVEMVDPDLGDTICDLACGTAGFLIDSIEYILAKYSENPIEVPIYGEDWLEKRGLTLAQAKQQIPNLQTYRKGNGDRLPDWKLLEESIYGFDVSRQMMRISMMNLVLHGIRNAKLKVANVLSDMGGLTEDDLRRRYKVMFDNPPFAGTLPKDSIRADLPTNSKKSELLFLAAIMKSLVAGGMCAVIVPEGLLFGSTGAHVDLRKKLVTEFDLLAVVSLPAGVFKPYTGVKTAVLVVRNPMESAVRQVNQVWFYEVKNDGYDPDKISGGGRPETPELNDIPNLLKQWKVYRESGFVQPPGFEKGELLKPGSDEPRCWWASLETIAENDYNLAAGRYKPQVTEAVSDDDPVELIREVLEIEKGIASGLEKLLRDVEAVS from the coding sequence ATGGATTCAGAAATTCGGCGCAAACTCAAGCATATTACTGATACCTTGTGGGCTGGTGGGGTAACAAATCCTGTCACCTACATTGAGCAGATTTCTTACCTGATATACCTGAAGCTGTTGGATGAAGAGGAAGCAAATCGGGAGTTACGCGATCGCCTCATGGGTAATAATGGTAATGCTAAATTACTATTTCCCCAGCAGGCAGAACGTTATCGCTGGTCAAAATGGCGTTTCAAGAGTGGTACTGAACTACGAGACTTTCTGCGGGATGAAGTTTTCCCCTACATGGCGAATTCTTTGCTGAAAGATGAGCCAAAAGTGGCAGAGTATTTCCGGGATGCGGTTTTAGAAATTAATGACCCGAATGTTCTCAAGTTGGTAGTTGATGAACTGGATACCTTGGATTTCCTCAAAATGGGTCAGGATGTCAAAGGTGATATTTTTGAGTACCTGTTAACCCATTTAGGTCAATCTGCGCTTAATGGTCAATTCCGTACTCCCCGACAGATACGGGCATTTATGGTGGAGATGGTTGACCCTGATTTAGGGGATACTATCTGTGATTTGGCTTGTGGAACAGCAGGATTTTTGATTGATAGTATTGAGTATATTTTGGCTAAGTACAGCGAAAATCCCATAGAAGTGCCGATTTACGGTGAGGATTGGCTGGAAAAACGGGGACTGACTTTGGCCCAAGCAAAACAGCAAATCCCCAATCTCCAGACTTATCGCAAAGGAAATGGGGATAGATTACCTGACTGGAAACTGTTGGAAGAGTCTATTTATGGCTTTGATGTCTCCCGCCAGATGATGCGAATTTCGATGATGAATTTGGTGCTGCATGGAATTCGCAACGCCAAGCTGAAAGTAGCAAATGTCTTGTCAGATATGGGGGGACTGACAGAAGATGATTTGCGCCGTCGCTATAAGGTAATGTTTGATAATCCCCCTTTTGCGGGAACGTTACCCAAAGATTCTATCCGTGCAGATTTACCGACAAATTCCAAAAAAAGTGAATTGCTGTTTTTGGCTGCAATCATGAAGTCTTTGGTAGCGGGTGGAATGTGTGCGGTGATTGTACCAGAAGGGTTACTATTTGGTTCTACTGGCGCTCATGTGGATTTGCGTAAAAAACTGGTGACAGAATTTGATTTATTGGCAGTGGTTTCTTTACCTGCGGGGGTGTTTAAGCCATATACGGGGGTGAAGACTGCGGTGCTGGTAGTTCGCAACCCAATGGAATCTGCGGTGCGTCAGGTGAATCAAGTTTGGTTTTATGAAGTTAAAAATGATGGTTACGATCCTGATAAGATTTCCGGCGGGGGTAGACCGGAAACGCCAGAACTTAACGATATTCCCAATTTATTAAAACAGTGGAAGGTTTATCGGGAGTCGGGTTTTGTGCAACCTCCAGGTTTTGAGAAGGGGGAGTTGCTGAAGCCAGGAAGTGATGAACCCCGATGCTGGTGGGCATCTTTGGAGACTATTGCCGAAAATGATTACAATTTAGCTGCTGGGCGTTATAAGCCACAGGTAACTGAGGCTGTTTCTGATGATGATCCGGTTGAGTTGATTCGAGAAGTTTTAGAAATTGAGAAGGGTATTGCATCTGGGTTAGAAAAGCTGCTTCGTGATGTGGAGGCAGTTTCATGA
- a CDS encoding restriction endonuclease subunit S has product MKWLEVKLSDIAVINMGQSPPGNSYNEDGKGIPLFQGKAEFGDMHPTPVKWCSEPTRIAESGDILMSVRAPVGPTNMADQLCCIGRGLCAIRANKKLAVQKYLYFLFKYIEPSISRQGQGSTFQSINRSTLESINIPLPPVSEQSRIVKILDQADALRRMRAEADAKGDRILPALFIKMFGDPATNPMGWDVVRMDCLYAISPNYGSMIPPNSTQGNWLDLRVTNIQNGQLNLEDRKYVDLPPEAVNRHEVRDGDLLLARAIGSAHLLGKCIVAYPGKEKWAFDSHLMRVRFNRELVYPEFIQSFLTVPSGRQEFLRLTRQSAIQFNINTKEFGSILLPLPPLKLQQEFIDKLSNINTLKSKQTNSGNLVNSLFEILLQRAFSGELTAKWREAHMKELLTEMEEQAKALNLTDNKDSQQLSLL; this is encoded by the coding sequence ATGAAGTGGCTTGAAGTCAAACTATCTGATATTGCCGTTATTAATATGGGGCAATCACCTCCTGGCAATTCTTACAACGAAGATGGGAAAGGAATTCCATTATTTCAAGGCAAAGCTGAGTTTGGTGATATGCACCCTACCCCTGTTAAATGGTGTAGTGAACCAACAAGAATTGCTGAAAGTGGTGACATTTTGATGTCTGTAAGAGCGCCAGTTGGGCCTACTAATATGGCTGATCAACTTTGCTGTATAGGTCGTGGACTGTGTGCTATTCGAGCTAATAAAAAACTAGCTGTTCAAAAATATCTGTACTTTTTATTCAAGTACATTGAGCCTTCTATATCTCGTCAAGGTCAAGGAAGCACATTTCAATCTATTAACCGTTCTACTCTTGAATCTATAAATATTCCACTCCCTCCTGTCTCTGAACAAAGTCGCATAGTCAAGATTTTAGATCAAGCTGATGCACTGCGGAGAATGCGGGCTGAGGCTGATGCAAAAGGCGATCGCATTTTGCCTGCGCTATTCATTAAAATGTTTGGCGATCCGGCAACAAATCCGATGGGGTGGGATGTTGTAAGAATGGACTGTCTCTATGCAATATCACCTAATTATGGCTCGATGATTCCGCCAAACTCAACACAGGGAAATTGGTTAGACTTACGGGTTACAAATATCCAAAACGGACAATTAAATTTAGAAGATCGTAAATATGTCGATTTACCTCCAGAAGCAGTAAATCGGCATGAAGTTCGTGATGGTGATCTATTACTAGCCAGAGCTATTGGTTCAGCACATCTTCTTGGTAAATGTATTGTTGCTTATCCTGGTAAGGAGAAATGGGCATTTGATTCACATCTGATGCGTGTTAGATTTAATCGTGAACTTGTCTATCCAGAATTTATCCAAAGTTTTCTTACAGTTCCGAGTGGTAGACAAGAATTTTTAAGACTGACAAGACAATCAGCAATTCAGTTTAATATAAATACTAAAGAATTTGGCTCGATTCTCCTACCTCTTCCGCCCCTTAAGCTGCAACAAGAGTTTATTGATAAATTGTCTAATATTAATACACTGAAATCAAAACAAACTAATTCAGGTAACTTAGTTAATAGTCTTTTTGAAATATTGCTTCAACGTGCTTTTTCTGGAGAACTCACAGCAAAATGGCGAGAAGCACACATGAAAGAACTACTTACAGAAATGGAAGAACAAGCAAAAGCCCTCAATTTGACGGATAACAAAGACTCTCAGCAGCTTTCCCTATTGTGA
- a CDS encoding DUF3696 domain-containing protein: protein MPKKILLVTVGKSPAPIVKAIQHIQPDQVVFLCSENFQSQIIGEGLPCEIIHGNSVKRYPNIPKLVQLGDRFQPERDLKIIQNPDDLTECYEVAVASIIRLKQLQPDTNLYADYTGGTKTMSLGLAIASLENDVSLQVNSPVSLKTVTHARLELVANSFTTKLPKRKLLTSNALTALRVGNFKAFADQQYIPLRPLTLIFGANSSGKSSIIHSLLLAHHAIKNGELDIHRTEAGGDSVDLGGFGQYVHKRDRRSQVEWSVDIDPKQLSTLDQGLVDLLQPIKKLTVGVGIGTRLGKGRVRVRSFFIEADERQVLSMSSRPQGKLQLDRLDYQHPILSNLIQAILEVNTFTLKVTPEDREEIEKAIDELVPEITAPVSRLLPTKIQVGDDGDTLIPKLNPKPGQQEDLADTLRLILPYRLSELIGAITETVERDIGKLRYLGPFRTYPPRHFAFSQQQDANWYAGGGYAWDILLNNAEVRQKVNAWLGDSNRMKSPYELVVRSLLPDSQLAAELYPRIAKSLHDLTTKLIVHAAGFGSDIQEEIERLRGDFEAAGIDLNSDSVLPEVEQLVSMLTDTDSLSETWVQEITSESDRISDLVLIDKRTKTAVSHRDVGIGISQVIPILVSCYGLSDALVAIEQPEIHLHPRLQAELGSVFAESIKPPYNNRFILETHSEHLMLRLQKLIRQGNLSPEDISVIYVDSNSKGSQCLELRLDEEGDFIDEWPDGFFDDDFKEIFS, encoded by the coding sequence ATGCCTAAAAAAATTCTTTTAGTAACAGTTGGAAAATCTCCCGCACCTATTGTTAAAGCAATTCAGCATATACAACCGGATCAGGTTGTATTTTTATGTAGCGAAAACTTCCAATCCCAAATTATAGGCGAAGGGCTTCCTTGTGAAATTATTCACGGAAATAGTGTTAAAAGATACCCAAACATTCCTAAGCTAGTGCAGTTAGGCGATCGCTTTCAGCCAGAGCGCGATCTAAAGATTATTCAAAACCCAGATGACTTAACTGAATGCTATGAAGTGGCAGTAGCAAGCATTATTAGGTTAAAACAGTTACAACCAGATACTAACCTTTACGCAGACTACACGGGTGGAACTAAAACGATGTCTTTAGGTTTAGCTATAGCATCACTAGAAAATGATGTTTCCCTACAAGTCAATAGCCCTGTGTCTCTCAAGACAGTAACTCACGCCCGTCTAGAACTGGTTGCTAATTCTTTCACCACAAAATTACCAAAAAGAAAATTATTAACATCCAACGCCTTAACTGCTCTACGAGTCGGTAACTTCAAAGCTTTCGCTGATCAACAATACATCCCGCTTCGTCCCCTAACGTTGATTTTTGGAGCTAACAGTTCAGGAAAATCCAGCATCATTCACAGCCTTTTGTTAGCACATCACGCTATTAAAAATGGAGAATTGGACATACACCGCACAGAAGCCGGGGGTGATTCTGTTGATTTGGGAGGTTTTGGGCAATATGTTCATAAACGCGATCGCCGTAGTCAGGTAGAGTGGTCAGTAGATATTGACCCTAAACAGCTAAGTACACTAGATCAGGGTTTAGTTGACCTTTTACAACCAATCAAAAAGCTGACTGTGGGTGTTGGGATTGGTACTCGTTTAGGAAAAGGAAGGGTAAGAGTACGGTCTTTCTTTATTGAAGCGGATGAAAGACAAGTTTTAAGCATGAGTTCTCGTCCTCAAGGAAAGCTTCAGTTAGATCGCCTCGATTACCAACACCCAATTCTCAGCAACTTGATTCAAGCAATTTTAGAGGTGAATACATTTACCCTGAAAGTAACTCCAGAGGATCGGGAGGAAATTGAGAAAGCGATCGATGAACTTGTCCCAGAGATTACAGCACCAGTTTCTCGCTTACTACCAACAAAAATTCAAGTTGGAGATGACGGGGACACCTTAATTCCCAAACTTAATCCTAAGCCAGGACAACAAGAGGATTTAGCTGACACTCTGCGTCTGATTCTACCTTACAGACTCAGCGAATTGATTGGAGCAATTACTGAGACTGTAGAACGAGATATTGGAAAACTAAGATATTTAGGGCCATTTCGCACCTATCCACCCCGGCATTTTGCGTTTTCTCAGCAGCAAGATGCTAATTGGTATGCTGGCGGTGGTTATGCTTGGGACATCCTCCTAAACAACGCTGAAGTTCGCCAAAAGGTGAATGCTTGGCTGGGAGATAGTAACAGGATGAAGTCCCCTTATGAGCTAGTAGTGCGTAGTCTTTTGCCAGATTCTCAACTTGCTGCTGAACTTTACCCCCGAATTGCCAAAAGTTTACACGATTTAACCACTAAGCTGATTGTTCATGCTGCTGGATTTGGGAGTGATATTCAAGAAGAGATTGAAAGGCTAAGAGGTGATTTTGAAGCTGCGGGTATTGACCTGAATTCTGATAGTGTTCTCCCCGAAGTTGAACAACTGGTTTCCATGCTCACTGACACTGATAGCTTATCAGAAACCTGGGTACAGGAAATTACTTCAGAAAGCGATCGCATTTCAGATTTAGTCCTGATTGACAAGAGAACTAAAACAGCAGTCAGTCACCGGGACGTAGGCATTGGCATTAGTCAAGTTATTCCCATTCTAGTATCTTGTTATGGTCTATCGGATGCGTTGGTTGCCATTGAACAGCCAGAAATTCATCTACATCCTAGACTCCAGGCTGAACTAGGTTCTGTATTTGCAGAAAGTATTAAACCTCCATATAACAACAGATTTATCCTGGAAACTCACAGTGAGCATCTTATGCTCAGACTTCAGAAATTAATTCGTCAAGGAAATTTAAGTCCAGAAGATATTTCAGTGATTTATGTTGACTCCAACTCAAAAGGCTCACAATGCCTAGAGTTGAGGCTAGACGAAGAAGGAGACTTTATTGATGAGTGGCCTGATGGATTTTTTGACGATGACTTTAAGGAAATTTTCTCATAA
- a CDS encoding type II toxin-antitoxin system PemK/MazF family toxin, which produces MAGQRPRQGWIYSINPYRVSLRCKLGHVHIYNLDEPGEVECQTCTENINSSRVFRGIHPYIIWTNDQFQDESGYIATFSVIPLTSQGTFNGLPTTYPINSTSRNGLDKSSYALVHQICTVDANCFKDASANWLDRIGQLDKPDKDAVEERLKYFLNIQENPSEDWFAQNASPELLKKVFDYLPEETKSLVIEELINNLGL; this is translated from the coding sequence GTGGCTGGACAAAGACCTAGACAAGGTTGGATCTATTCCATAAATCCCTATAGGGTATCTCTTCGTTGCAAACTGGGTCATGTCCATATTTATAATTTAGATGAGCCAGGTGAAGTAGAATGTCAAACTTGCACTGAGAATATTAATTCAAGTAGGGTTTTCAGAGGGATACATCCTTATATCATCTGGACAAACGATCAATTTCAAGATGAATCTGGATATATAGCAACGTTTTCCGTTATTCCTCTGACTTCCCAAGGAACATTTAACGGTTTACCAACCACATATCCAATTAACTCTACAAGTAGAAATGGTCTTGATAAAAGTTCATACGCTTTAGTTCATCAAATATGTACTGTTGATGCTAATTGCTTCAAAGACGCATCAGCAAATTGGTTAGATAGAATTGGACAATTGGATAAGCCAGATAAAGACGCTGTAGAAGAACGGTTAAAGTATTTTTTGAATATTCAAGAAAATCCTAGTGAAGACTGGTTCGCCCAAAATGCGTCTCCAGAACTTTTAAAAAAAGTCTTTGATTATCTACCTGAAGAAACCAAAAGTTTAGTCATAGAAGAATTAATAAATAATTTAGGCTTATAA
- a CDS encoding Panacea domain-containing protein yields the protein MLDKLIKYFVYATKGYITKTQLIKFLYLADLYSVKWTGKQLTDLDWCYYQFGPWNEGIDAALNQMNGKEIIQEYQENATYIRPVDEAAQVDDLQIPLSLKFMLDNIRREWAGSDKLNQLLEYVYSTAPMLEAKNTHKPEEKARLNLQAEREKLVSELGL from the coding sequence ATGTTGGATAAACTAATAAAATATTTTGTCTACGCGACAAAAGGGTATATTACAAAAACACAACTGATCAAGTTTTTGTATTTAGCTGATCTTTACTCTGTTAAGTGGACAGGAAAGCAGCTGACTGATCTAGATTGGTGTTATTATCAATTTGGCCCTTGGAATGAGGGTATAGATGCTGCTTTAAATCAAATGAATGGGAAAGAAATTATTCAAGAATATCAGGAAAATGCAACATACATTAGACCTGTGGATGAAGCTGCTCAAGTAGATGATTTGCAAATACCTCTAAGTCTTAAGTTCATGCTGGATAATATTCGGAGAGAGTGGGCTGGCTCAGATAAACTGAATCAGTTACTAGAGTATGTATATAGCACTGCTCCAATGCTGGAAGCAAAAAATACCCATAAACCAGAAGAAAAAGCTAGACTTAACTTACAAGCAGAAAGAGAAAAATTAGTCAGTGAATTAGGATTGTAA
- a CDS encoding helix-turn-helix domain-containing protein, producing the protein MRDRLTSPYQAAKMTPKNFYAKWDVNHEAIARICSRSLSTVRRWFSKGRNYRSPMPSDLRHLALMDFLLEHFEEIPEECLNILCSLTGHK; encoded by the coding sequence ATACGCGATCGCCTCACTTCCCCTTACCAGGCGGCGAAAATGACACCCAAGAATTTTTATGCCAAATGGGATGTTAATCATGAGGCGATCGCTCGTATTTGCTCTCGTTCACTTTCAACTGTCCGGCGTTGGTTTTCCAAGGGTCGCAATTACCGCAGTCCCATGCCCAGTGATTTACGCCATCTTGCCCTGATGGACTTCCTGCTAGAACACTTCGAGGAAATTCCCGAAGAATGTCTGAATATACTCTGTTCTCTCACAGGGCATAAGTAG